Genomic window (Shimia isoporae):
TGCTGGCTTTTGGCAGGATCTTCTGGGCGTAGACAAAGTAGGGATCCGGGACAGTTTCTTCGATCTGGGCGGACATAGCCTGATCGCTGTACGGCTCTTTGCCATGGTCAAGAAGGCTTACCGCATCGAGTTTCCCATTTCCGTGCTGTTTGAAGCTCCGACCATCGAAACTTGCGCCGCGATGATCGCGGAAAGACTCGGGGGAGATGTGTCGACTGCCGAAGTCGCGGCCGCGACACCCGACGGCGTTTCAGAGCCCGAGGCAGGACTGCGACCGCGAAGTCGTTTCACGCACCTCGTGCCAATGCACACGGGTGAAGGTGGGGCGCGCCGCCCGTTTTTCCTTGTGGCTGGCATGTTTGGCAACGTTCTGAACCTACGCCACCTGGCCCATCTAATTGGCTCGGACCGTCCGTTCTATGGCTTGCAGGCCCGCGGGTTGCTTGGCGACACGGCACCGCATGACGATCTGGTTGAAGCCGCGCGCGACTACATCGCTGAAATGCGGCAGGTGCAGCCACACGGGCCATATCTGATGGGCGGATTTTCCGGTGGAGGCATTACCGCCTACGAAATCAGGCGCCAGCTTGAGGAGGCGGGAGAAGAGGTTGCATTGGTGGCCATGCTGGACACCCCCCTACCGCAACGCCGCGCTCTTAGCCGGTCCGACCGGATGAAAATCCAGATGCAGGAACTGAAGGCCAAAGGCGTGGCATACCCGCTGATCTGGGCCAAAAACCGGATCGCATGGGAATTGTCCAAACGGCGTGCACCGGAAGAAACCGCACACGACGCGCAAGGCCAGCAGTTTCACGATGCCGAAATCGAAGCCGCCTTCCTGCGGGCTGTGGCCTCATACGAGGTCGCGCCGTGGTCCGGCAATCTGGTGCTGTTCCGGCCTCCGCTCACCGGCAAATGGGACATGGGAGAAGGCCGGCTGGTGGACAGCGACCGCGCTTATGTATTCCACGACAACGATTGGGGTCAGTACGTCCCGCACGTACAGGTCTTCGAAGTCCCCGGAGATCACGACAGCATGGTGCTTGAACCCAACGTCCGCGTGTTGGCAACACGAATGAAGAAGGTGATCTCTGCCGCGGAAGCCGCCATCGCTGAAAGTCAGAAGGAGGCTGCGGAATGAGCGAAGCGCCCCGCCTTCTGACCGTAATCCTGAACTGGCGAACGCCGGACATGACCCTGCGCGCGGCTCAAGCCGCCGCACGCGAGATGCAAGGCTTGAACGGGAGTATCGTCATTGTCGATAACCACAGTGGTGACGGCAGTTTTGAGGCGTTGCGTGAAGGGGTCGCTGCGGCGGATTGGGCCGCGCAGCGTGTTGAGGTCATTCAAACGGGACACAACGGCGGCTTTGGTGCGGGCAACAATTTCGGCATCCGCCATGGCGCAACGAAGGGGTTCGACTACGTCTATATCCTCAACTCCGATGCCTTCCCCGATCCGGGCAGCATACAACTGCTTTTGGCGCATTTGACTCTGAATCCTGATGTCGGGATCGCCGGAAGCTATATCCACGGCGAAGATGGCGACCCGCATGTTACTGCCTTCCGCTTTCCCGGGACGTGGGGCGAACTCGAAGGCGCTGCACGGATTGGTATTGTCACTCGCCTGCTGAAAAACCATGTTGTGCCCCTTCCGGTTCCATCGGACACCACTCGTGTGGATTGGTTGGCCGGCGCCTCTATGATGATCCGCCGAGACGTACTTGAAGAGATCGGTCTCTTTGACGAAACCTTCTTTCTGTATTTCGAAGAAACCGATCTTTGTCTGCGCGCGCGAAACGCCGGATGGCCAACGGATTATGTCCGCGCGAGCGAGGTGACGCACATAGGGTCGGTCTCAACCGGCATGAAAACCTGGCAGCGCATGCCGCAGTACTGGTTTGACAGCCGGCTGTACTATTTCCGGAAGAACCACGGCAGCGCATTTGGCCCAACGGTTGCCCATCTGTGCGGCACCTGCTTGTGGAAAATGCGCCGTCTGATCGGCCGCAAGGCACGCCGCGATCCGAACTGGTTCCTTTGGGATCTGATCTCACACTACATCCGCAGTCTTTCCAACCGGACCCCGCGCGAACGGTCCGCAACGCCCACGTTAAACCCGCGCAAGGAGGCCCGCTCATGAGCCTTGATACTCTGTCTACCGCCCGCATGACCGCCGTGATGATCGGCAATGAAAGTCTGCTTATTCAATGCGCGACGATCTGGCGTGATGCAGGGCACGTGGTGTCCGCCGTTGTCACACGCGCCAGCGACATCCGAACCTGGGCCGAGACAGAGGGACTCCGCGTGGTGTCCTCAGACTCCGACATCGCAGGAGAACTGTTGGGTGACTCTTTTGATTGGCTCCTGTCGATTGCCAATCTGGATATGCTGCCTGGGCCGGTGCTGAACCTGCCAAGAAAAGGCGCTGTGAATTTTCACGACGGGCCACTGCCTCGCTATGCGGGACTGAACGCGCCGGTCTGGGCCCGCATGGCGCAAGAGGCGCGCCACGGTATCACTTGGCACAAGATCGAAGAACGAGCCGACACAGGCGATATCATCGCCCAGCGCATGTTTGACATCTCGCAGTCAGACACTGCCCTAACGCTCAACACCAAAGCCTACGCTGCCGCAATCGAGAGCTTTCCAGAGGTTGTAACGGCTCTGTCCGAAGGCGCGCCAAACGCGCGGACACAGGACATGGGTCAACGCAGCTATTTCGGTCTGGGAAAACTGCCGGAGGCAGCTGGCCGGATCGATTTCCGCCGCGATGCGCAAGAAGTCGTCGCTCTTGTCCGGGCGTTGGATCACGGGGACTACTTTAACCCGCTCTGCGCGCCCAAGATTGTCGCCTCCGGTCGAATCCTTCTGATTGGTAGCGCCGAGATCGCCGAAAGTGCAGGTCACGGTGAGCCTGGAGCCATACTTGCGGCATCGGACGAAACCATAATCATTGCCTGTGGTCGTGGTGCAGTCACCCTTTCACGCGTGACCGACACAAACGGCAAAGCCGAAATCCCCGGAAATGTGTTGCGCGAAGGCGAACGCCTACCGCTTCTGGATCGCGGTGCAGCGGAGACCTTGAGCGCGACGGTGGCCAGAGTCGCTAAATCGGACGCCTTCTGGCGCACCCAAATGGCAGCGTTCCTGCCTGCCTCCCTTCCACTGGTTGCCACCAGCGGCGATCTTCCAGAAATGCGCAAGGTCAAACTGACCTTGCCCGAGTTGCCCTCCAAGCAAACCCTGACCGCAGTGACCCTCTGGGCATTGCGGTCAGGTGTAGCGGAGGCGTGTGACATAGCGCTTCAGCCCGCGGATCTACCCCGCGCGACCGGAATATTGAGCGATTGGGTACCTTTGAGGATCAGCGCTGCGTTGCTGCACGATGCCGTCGATTTGGCCGTCGACAAGGTTTCACAGTCCGCCGAGCTTTTGAAACGTCATGGGACATGGATGTGTGACCTGATCGCTCGGGATACCAACATTGCGAAGCCATCGATCCCGGATATCGCTGTGACGTTTGAAGACAGCGGTGCATTGGATGGGGCCGCTTTGACCGTTGCATTGGGAGCAGCCCCCGCTTTGCACTATGACGCTTCGCGTCTAAGCGAACCTCACGCAAAGCGGCTCGCAGCACGGCTGGAACTTCTACTGGCAGCCATGCCGACCACGGAACACGCACAAGACCTCCCGTTTCTGCCGGAGACCGAACGGAAAGACCTGCTGACCAAGTGGAACGAAACCGAAGCTCCCTTTGACGCGGACGCCACGATCGTTTCTCAGTTCGAGACACAGGTGTCTAAGACACCCGACGCTCCCGCGCTGGTTTTCGAACATGAGGTCCTGAGCTACGCCGATCTCAACGCCCGAGCCAACCGCGCCGCGCATGTTCTGCGCGATATGGGGGTGACCCGAGGGTCGCTTGTTGGGTTGTGCACGAAGCGCGGCCCCGATCTGGTGGCAGGGGCGCTGGCGATCCTCAAAGCCGGCGGGGCGTATGTCCCGATGGATCCAACCTATCCCGCCGAGCGTCTGGCACACTTCGTCACCGACTCGGGCTGTGGCGTGATCGTCACGCAAGCTGCGCTCTCACAAAACCTGCCCGATCATCAAACGCAGGTTCTCGAACTGGATACAGACACACGCCTGTCGACGGCCATCGCAACAAACCCGGACGCAATCGCGAAAGGTGAAGACCTTGCGTATCTGATCTACACATCTGGATCCACTGGAACTCCCAAGGGAGTCATGGTGGAGCACGGTAATGTCGCCAACTTTTTTGCAGGCATGGACGCCCGTATCACGCACCAACCCGGAGACACTTGGCTGGCGGTCACATCCCTCAGCTTTGATATTTCGGTTCTGGAACTCTTTTGGACCCTGTCGCGCGGTTTCAAGCTGGTGGTGTCAGGCGACGAAACAACAACCCAGATTTCCAACGGGCGCCTGCCCGCCGCCTCTGGCGGGATGGAGATGTCGATCTATTATTGGGGCAATGACGATGGCCAGGGCTCCCGAAAATACGAGCTTCTGCTCGAAGGTGCGAAGTTTGCCGATGCGCATGGATTCTGTGCGGTCTGGACACCGGAGCGCCATTTCCACGCGTTTGGCGGCCCCTATCCGAACCCTTCGGTGACCGGTGCAGCAGTGGCCGCCGTGACAAAACAGATTGGCGTGCGTGCCGGTTCCTGTGTCGCGCCGTTGCATCACACGGCACGCATTGCCGAAGAATGGGCAGTGATTGACAACCTGACCAACGGGCGTGCCGGCATGGCAATTGCGTCGGGCTGGCAACCGGATGATTTTGTGTTGCGACCGGAAAACACGCCTCCCGCAAACAAGCCTGCAATGTTTGAACAGATGGCGGACCTGCGCAAACTTTGGCGGGGAGAGAAAGTCTCATTCCCCAAAAAAGACGGTTCGATGCATGCGGTTGTGACACAACCGCGTCCCGTATCCGAAGACCTTCCGCTTTGGGTCACGACGGCAGGCAATCCGGAAACATGGAAAGAGGCCGGTCGTCACGGATGCAATGTGCTGACCCATTTGCTGGGGCAAAGCGTCGACGAGGTTGGCCAGAAGATTGCGCTGTATCACGATGCCCTGCGCGAAGCTGGTCATGATCCAAAGGACTTCTCGGTCACGTTGATGTTGCACAGTTTTCTTGCAAACGACCGCGAGACAGCCCGCGAAATCGCACGGGAACCCATGAAGGACTACCTGCGCTCCGCCGCCGGTCTTATCAAGCAATACGCATGGGCCTTCCCCGCCTTCAAGAAGCCCGAAGGCGTGGACAACGCCTTTCAACTTGATCTGGGTAGCCTGACCGAGGAAGAACTCGAAGGTATCCTGGATTTTGCTTTCCTGCGTTATTTCGAGGACAGCGGTCTGTTCGGCACTGTCGACGACGCGCTGGACCGGGTGGAGCAGGTAAAGCGCATTGGGGTCACGGAAATCGCCTGTCTGATCGACTACGGCATCGACAGCGATACGGTTCTTGAAGGGCTGAAACCGCTGGCTGAAGTGCTGCGGTTGGCAAACGAAGGTGGTGAACTGGACCCATCAGACGTTTCCATTGCCGCGCAAATCATCCGCCACGATGTCAGCCACCTGCAATGCACGCCTTCCATGGCGCGCATGATTGCCATGAATGACGAAGCGCGGTTTGCGCTTGGCCGCATTAATCACCTTATGGTCGGCGGCGAGGCACTGTCCGGAGCGTTGGTGGCGGATCTGAATGCCGCCACGGACGCAAGTGTCCAGAACATGTACGGTCCGACGGAAACCACGATCTGGTCTACGACCGACACAGCTGATGCCGCAGAGGGCATCGCCAATATCGGAGCGCCGATTGCAAACACGCAGGTCTATGTGTTGGACGCAAGCGGTCAGCCCGCGCCGGTCGGTGTTGCCGGTGAATTGCTGATTGGCGGTGCGGGTGTCACGCGCGGCTACTGGCGGCGTGAGAAACTGACTGCAGAGCGTTTTGTCGCAAACCCGTTCGGAGAAGGGCGGCTCTATAAAACCGGTGATCTTGTGCGCTGGCGCGATGACGGTAAGCTCGATTTCCTTGGTCGCGCAGACCATCAGGTGAAATTGCGCGGCTATCGTATCGAGTTGGGCGAAATAGAGACCCGCCTGGAGGAGATCGCAGGTATCGCACAGGCTGTCGTTGTCCCTCGTGAA
Coding sequences:
- a CDS encoding glycosyltransferase, with the translated sequence MSEAPRLLTVILNWRTPDMTLRAAQAAAREMQGLNGSIVIVDNHSGDGSFEALREGVAAADWAAQRVEVIQTGHNGGFGAGNNFGIRHGATKGFDYVYILNSDAFPDPGSIQLLLAHLTLNPDVGIAGSYIHGEDGDPHVTAFRFPGTWGELEGAARIGIVTRLLKNHVVPLPVPSDTTRVDWLAGASMMIRRDVLEEIGLFDETFFLYFEETDLCLRARNAGWPTDYVRASEVTHIGSVSTGMKTWQRMPQYWFDSRLYYFRKNHGSAFGPTVAHLCGTCLWKMRRLIGRKARRDPNWFLWDLISHYIRSLSNRTPRERSATPTLNPRKEARS
- a CDS encoding MupA/Atu3671 family FMN-dependent luciferase-like monooxygenase, which gives rise to MSLDTLSTARMTAVMIGNESLLIQCATIWRDAGHVVSAVVTRASDIRTWAETEGLRVVSSDSDIAGELLGDSFDWLLSIANLDMLPGPVLNLPRKGAVNFHDGPLPRYAGLNAPVWARMAQEARHGITWHKIEERADTGDIIAQRMFDISQSDTALTLNTKAYAAAIESFPEVVTALSEGAPNARTQDMGQRSYFGLGKLPEAAGRIDFRRDAQEVVALVRALDHGDYFNPLCAPKIVASGRILLIGSAEIAESAGHGEPGAILAASDETIIIACGRGAVTLSRVTDTNGKAEIPGNVLREGERLPLLDRGAAETLSATVARVAKSDAFWRTQMAAFLPASLPLVATSGDLPEMRKVKLTLPELPSKQTLTAVTLWALRSGVAEACDIALQPADLPRATGILSDWVPLRISAALLHDAVDLAVDKVSQSAELLKRHGTWMCDLIARDTNIAKPSIPDIAVTFEDSGALDGAALTVALGAAPALHYDASRLSEPHAKRLAARLELLLAAMPTTEHAQDLPFLPETERKDLLTKWNETEAPFDADATIVSQFETQVSKTPDAPALVFEHEVLSYADLNARANRAAHVLRDMGVTRGSLVGLCTKRGPDLVAGALAILKAGGAYVPMDPTYPAERLAHFVTDSGCGVIVTQAALSQNLPDHQTQVLELDTDTRLSTAIATNPDAIAKGEDLAYLIYTSGSTGTPKGVMVEHGNVANFFAGMDARITHQPGDTWLAVTSLSFDISVLELFWTLSRGFKLVVSGDETTTQISNGRLPAASGGMEMSIYYWGNDDGQGSRKYELLLEGAKFADAHGFCAVWTPERHFHAFGGPYPNPSVTGAAVAAVTKQIGVRAGSCVAPLHHTARIAEEWAVIDNLTNGRAGMAIASGWQPDDFVLRPENTPPANKPAMFEQMADLRKLWRGEKVSFPKKDGSMHAVVTQPRPVSEDLPLWVTTAGNPETWKEAGRHGCNVLTHLLGQSVDEVGQKIALYHDALREAGHDPKDFSVTLMLHSFLANDRETAREIAREPMKDYLRSAAGLIKQYAWAFPAFKKPEGVDNAFQLDLGSLTEEELEGILDFAFLRYFEDSGLFGTVDDALDRVEQVKRIGVTEIACLIDYGIDSDTVLEGLKPLAEVLRLANEGGELDPSDVSIAAQIIRHDVSHLQCTPSMARMIAMNDEARFALGRINHLMVGGEALSGALVADLNAATDASVQNMYGPTETTIWSTTDTADAAEGIANIGAPIANTQVYVLDASGQPAPVGVAGELLIGGAGVTRGYWRREKLTAERFVANPFGEGRLYKTGDLVRWRDDGKLDFLGRADHQVKLRGYRIELGEIETRLEEIAGIAQAVVVPREDTPGDIRLVAYLRGDTIPAEADLRAALRTNLPNFMRPQHYVTVSEFPLTPNKKVDRKALPAPEETRTVEVAKSVATPSVPTPAVVTGDVAATVATIWARVLGVAEVNATDNFFDIGGHSLLAVQAHRDIRTETGASKLSITDIFRFPTMGGLVARIEELTGSARPENAPRAAAAEEVSERADSRAELMSKRRAMRARRRART